One Actinomycetes bacterium genomic window, GCGAGGCCGTACCGTCCTCGATCGTCGACATCACCGGACCGCAGCCGGTGCTCCTGCGCGCGGGCGCGCTCGACGTCGCCACGCTACGCACGGTCGTCCCCGACCTGGTGGTCCGGGCCTGAGCCGCCGGATCGCCTAGAGTGGCCGGACCCGGACTTGCGAGGAGCCAGCAATGACTGACGTGCCGTTCTGGGGTCCCGACTTCGCCGCCCTCCAGGACCAGGACCCCGAGATCGCGGCGGTCATCCTGGGCGAGCTGGAGCGGCTGCGCGGGGGGCTGCAGCTCATCGCCAGCGAGAACTTCACCTCGCCGGCCGTGCTGGCCGCGCTGGGGTCGACGCTGTCGAACAAGTACGCCGAGGGATACCCCGGTCGCCGCTACTACGGCGGGTGCGGCGTGGTCGACGACGCCGAGGAGATCGGCATCGCGAGGGCCAAGGAGCTCTTCGGCTGCGATCACGCGAACCTGCAGCCGCACTCCGGGGCCAGCGCCAACCTCGCCGCCTATGCCGCGTTCCTTAGCCCCGGCGACACGGTGCTCGCGATGGACCTCAAACAGGGCGGGCACCTGACCCACGGCTCGAAGGTGAACTTCTCGGGCCGCTGGTTCGACGTCGTCTCCTACGGCGTCCGCCCGGACACCGAGCTCATCGACTACGACCAGGTCCGCGACCAGGCGCACGCCCACCACCCGAAGATGATCATCTGCGGTGCCACGGCGTACCCGAGGCTGATCGACTTCGAGGCCTTCCGCGGGATCGCCGACGAGGTCGGTGCGGCCCTGGTGGTCGATGCGGCGCACTTCATCGGTCTGGTCGCCGGCCGCGCCATCCCGAGCCCGGTGCCGTACGCCGATGTCGTGACCTGCACCACCCACAAGGTGCTGCGCGGCCCCCGCGGCGGCATGATCTTGTGCCGCGAGGAGCACGCCGCGAAGATCGACAAGGCGGTGTTCCCGTTCCTGCAGGGCGGTCCGCTGATGCACGCAGTTGCCGCCAAGGCGGTGAACCTCAAGGAGTGTCTGCAGCCCGCCTACCAGCGCTACGCGGCCGACGTCATCGCCAACGCCAAGGCGCTCGCGGCGGGCCTCGAGGCCGAGGGGATGCGCCCGGTCTCCGGTGGGACCGACACCCACCTCGCGCTCATCGACCTGCGCGGGGTCGGCGCGACCGGAGCCGAGGCCGAGCAGCGATGCGACGCCTCGCGCATCACGTTGAACAAGAACGCCATCCCCTTCGATCCCCAGCCACCGATGACCGCCTCCGGGGTCCGCGTCGGCTCCCCCAGCGTCACCACCCAGGGCATGGGCCCCGACCAGATGGCGGAGGTGGCAGCCCTGATCGGCCGTGCCGTCCGAGACGTCGACGGCACGGCCGCGCCGGAGATCGCCGAGGCGGTGTCCGCCCTGACCGCGAAGTTCCCCGC contains:
- the glyA gene encoding serine hydroxymethyltransferase; the encoded protein is MTDVPFWGPDFAALQDQDPEIAAVILGELERLRGGLQLIASENFTSPAVLAALGSTLSNKYAEGYPGRRYYGGCGVVDDAEEIGIARAKELFGCDHANLQPHSGASANLAAYAAFLSPGDTVLAMDLKQGGHLTHGSKVNFSGRWFDVVSYGVRPDTELIDYDQVRDQAHAHHPKMIICGATAYPRLIDFEAFRGIADEVGAALVVDAAHFIGLVAGRAIPSPVPYADVVTCTTHKVLRGPRGGMILCREEHAAKIDKAVFPFLQGGPLMHAVAAKAVNLKECLQPAYQRYAADVIANAKALAAGLEAEGMRPVSGGTDTHLALIDLRGVGATGAEAEQRCDASRITLNKNAIPFDPQPPMTASGVRVGSPSVTTQGMGPDQMAEVAALIGRAVRDVDGTAAPEIAEAVSALTAKFPAYPHP